One genomic segment of Choristoneura fumiferana chromosome Z, NRCan_CFum_1, whole genome shotgun sequence includes these proteins:
- the LOC141438714 gene encoding uncharacterized protein produces MTRWGHLCIMLGLAWTVHGVSNPTFISTEVTSTNASHLIVSSIGTPHYVMIPKRKGVLTILSNDTLLRSKKPKSSKVVTSLKYEEYDDDGNLLNSVFMYNLQDVANFFKEYLDTIVCIQQCNQ; encoded by the exons ATGACACGATGGGGGCATTTGTGT ATAATGCTGGGCCTTGCTTGGACAGTTCACGGAGTTTCAAACCCAACATTTATTTCAACGGAAGTTACAAG CACCAATGCTAGCCACCTAATTGTGTCGTCTATCGGAACTCCACACTACGTCATGATACCGAAGCGTAAAGGGGTGTTGACTATACTCAGCAACGACACTCTTTTGCGGTCAAAAAAGCCAAAAAGTTCAAAAGTCGTCACAAGTCTCAAATACGAAGAGTACGACGACGACGGGAATTTATTGAATTCAGTATTTATGTATAATTTGCAGGACGTCGCGAATTTTTTTAAGGAGTATCTAGATACCATAGTTTGTATCCAACAGTgtaatcaataa